One region of Candidatus Rokuibacteriota bacterium genomic DNA includes:
- the secA gene encoding preprotein translocase subunit SecA, translating into MFGSLVRAIFGTKHERDARRMRPTVEAITALEPEVQRLADVELRARTDGFRKRLADGETPEDLLVEAFAVCREAASRTVRMRHFDVQLMGGIVLHEGKIAEMATGEGKTLVATLPAYLNALPGLGTHVVTVNDYLARRDAQWMGPIYRALGLSVGVIQHEVSYLYDPDHPSPDLRLASLRPCSRREAYRADITYGTNNEFGFDYLRDNMRFSLEDMVQREHHYAIVDEVDSILIDEARTPLIISGPAEGSTEKYYKIDRIIPKLSRAATIVEGKLSEIEAQAPGDYIVDEKSRAVSLTEEGISHCERLLGVENLYDPSQMELLHHIHQALKAHALFKKDVDYVVKDGQVVIVDEFTGRLMPGRRWSDGLHQAVEAKEGVRIESENQTLATITLQNYFRMYDKLAGMTGTAATEAEEFAKIYKLDVTVVPTNRPLTRVNYADMVYKTGREKFEAVSTEIAACHAKGQPVLVGTVSIETSEHLSRLLKKRGIPHQVLNAKYHEREAEIVAQAGREGTVTIATNMAGRGTDILLGGNPDFLAKEVLRKKGLDPALAPPEARQAAWAEAKKTTDPEHERVVALGGLHIIGTERHESRRIDNQLRGRAGRQGDPGSSRFYLSLEDDLLRIFGSERIQRIMDRLGMEEGEPIEHKLVTRAIGTAQKRVETRNFEIRKHLLEYDDVMNKQREIVYGMRWEILEGESQEETVLEWIDEVTGGLVDRYAPAEAHPDDWDLPGLGEALHRQFDFRLPAELTPEENGSRDTLMERVSAAVQQAYRERERQLGPEMFHRLERWIMLGLRWEDGEFRGIDQLWKDHLLNMDHLKEGIGLRGYGQRDPLTEYKKEAFEMFQEMVAHLKEVVLEQLFKVRMMREEAAPVRVAAAPARHWLENRGGDIATAPRPAARTEPRTATGEKVGRNDPCPCGSGKKYKKCCLLKGT; encoded by the coding sequence ATGTTCGGCTCCCTCGTCCGCGCCATCTTCGGCACCAAGCACGAGCGTGACGCGCGCCGCATGCGGCCCACCGTGGAGGCCATCACCGCCCTCGAGCCCGAGGTGCAGCGGCTCGCCGACGTCGAGCTCCGCGCCCGGACGGACGGTTTCCGCAAGCGCCTGGCAGACGGTGAGACGCCGGAAGATCTCCTGGTGGAGGCCTTCGCGGTGTGCCGCGAGGCCGCGAGCCGTACGGTCCGCATGCGGCACTTCGACGTCCAGCTCATGGGCGGCATCGTGCTCCACGAGGGGAAGATCGCCGAGATGGCCACCGGCGAGGGCAAGACGCTCGTGGCAACGCTGCCGGCCTACCTCAACGCACTCCCGGGTCTCGGCACCCACGTGGTGACGGTCAACGACTACCTGGCGCGACGCGACGCTCAGTGGATGGGGCCCATCTACCGCGCCCTGGGCCTCTCGGTGGGCGTGATCCAGCACGAGGTGTCCTACCTGTACGATCCGGACCATCCCTCTCCGGACCTCCGGCTGGCGTCGCTCCGGCCGTGCTCCCGGCGTGAGGCGTACCGGGCCGACATCACCTACGGGACGAACAACGAGTTCGGTTTCGACTACCTGCGGGACAACATGCGCTTCAGCCTCGAGGACATGGTGCAGCGGGAGCACCACTACGCCATCGTGGACGAGGTGGACTCCATCCTGATCGACGAGGCGCGGACCCCGCTCATCATCTCCGGTCCGGCCGAGGGGTCCACGGAGAAGTACTACAAGATCGACCGGATCATCCCGAAGCTCAGCCGCGCAGCCACCATCGTGGAAGGCAAGCTGTCGGAGATCGAGGCCCAGGCCCCCGGCGACTACATCGTGGACGAGAAGTCACGGGCGGTGTCCCTCACCGAGGAGGGCATCTCGCACTGCGAGCGGCTGCTGGGCGTGGAGAACCTGTACGACCCCTCCCAGATGGAACTCCTCCACCACATCCACCAGGCCCTGAAGGCGCATGCGTTGTTCAAGAAGGACGTCGACTACGTGGTCAAGGACGGGCAGGTGGTGATCGTGGACGAGTTCACCGGGCGACTCATGCCCGGGCGCAGGTGGTCGGACGGCCTCCACCAGGCCGTCGAGGCGAAGGAAGGGGTCAGGATCGAGTCTGAAAATCAAACGCTTGCCACAATTACCCTCCAGAACTACTTCCGCATGTACGACAAGCTGGCGGGGATGACGGGCACGGCGGCCACGGAGGCGGAGGAGTTCGCCAAGATCTACAAGCTGGACGTGACGGTGGTGCCCACCAACCGCCCGCTGACCCGGGTCAATTACGCCGACATGGTGTACAAGACCGGGCGCGAGAAGTTCGAGGCCGTGAGCACCGAGATCGCCGCCTGTCATGCCAAGGGGCAGCCCGTGCTCGTGGGAACGGTCTCCATCGAGACCTCGGAGCACCTCTCCCGGCTGCTCAAGAAGCGGGGGATCCCGCATCAGGTGCTCAACGCGAAATATCATGAGCGGGAAGCCGAGATCGTGGCGCAGGCCGGGCGCGAAGGGACCGTCACCATCGCGACCAACATGGCCGGCCGCGGCACCGACATCCTGCTGGGAGGCAACCCGGACTTCCTCGCCAAGGAGGTCTTGCGGAAGAAGGGGCTCGACCCCGCCCTGGCTCCGCCCGAAGCCCGGCAGGCCGCCTGGGCGGAAGCCAAGAAGACGACGGACCCCGAGCACGAGCGGGTCGTCGCACTGGGGGGCCTGCACATCATCGGCACCGAGCGGCACGAGTCGCGCCGGATCGACAACCAGCTGCGGGGGCGCGCCGGACGCCAGGGCGATCCCGGCTCGTCGCGCTTCTACCTGTCGCTGGAGGACGACCTCCTCCGCATCTTCGGCTCGGAGCGCATCCAGCGCATCATGGACCGGCTCGGCATGGAGGAAGGCGAGCCCATCGAGCACAAGCTCGTCACCCGGGCCATCGGCACCGCCCAGAAACGCGTGGAGACCCGCAATTTCGAGATCCGCAAGCATCTCCTCGAGTACGACGACGTGATGAACAAGCAGCGCGAGATCGTCTACGGGATGCGCTGGGAGATCCTCGAGGGCGAGAGCCAGGAGGAGACGGTCCTCGAGTGGATCGACGAGGTGACCGGGGGGCTCGTGGACCGGTATGCCCCCGCGGAGGCGCATCCGGACGACTGGGACCTGCCGGGGCTCGGGGAGGCGCTGCACCGGCAGTTCGACTTCCGGCTGCCGGCCGAGCTGACCCCCGAGGAGAACGGCTCCCGCGACACGCTGATGGAGCGCGTCTCTGCCGCGGTGCAGCAGGCCTACCGGGAGCGGGAGCGCCAGCTGGGGCCGGAGATGTTCCACCGCCTGGAGCGCTGGATCATGCTCGGCCTGCGCTGGGAGGACGGGGAGTTCCGCGGCATCGATCAGCTCTGGAAGGACCACCTGCTGAACATGGACCACCTCAAGGAAGGCATCGGGCTCCGGGGCTACGGCCAGCGGGACCCGCTCACCGAGTACAAGAAGGAAGCCTTCGAGATGTTCCAGGAGATGGTGGCCCACCTGAAGGAAGTGGTCCTGGAGCAGCTCTTCAAGGTGCGGATGATGCGCGAGGAGGCGGCGCCGGTGCGGGTCGCGGCGGCGCCGGCGCGGCACTGGCTGGAGAACCGGGGCGGCGACATCGCGACCGCTCCCCGCCCGGCCGCCCGGACGGAGCCGCGCACCGCAACGGGAGAGAAGGTGGGCCGGAACGACCCCTGTCCGTGCGGCTCGGGCAAGAAGTACAAGAAGTGCTGTCTCCTGAAGGGGACGTAG
- the recN gene encoding DNA repair protein RecN produces MLSELRIRNLAVIEDVTVPFGSGFTVLTGETGAGKSIVIDALLLVVGARAQPDLIRTTADAALIEASFELAPDSPVAAILEGAGHGLQDGQLVIKRELARSGRHRVFVNDAPATVGLLERLGEVLVELHGQHEHQRLMEPARQLLLLDRFADCEARRERVEDLAGRWERARRELAKLAQEGREQARQEETDRFQLSEIDAGRPREGEEDELRSERRRLQHGERIAAGLHEVLALLYEDGQSASARLRRAGALLRDLSAFDPELAAPTEALGEAEAYLADAVARARALRDRTDFDPARMEEIDERLDALARLRRKYGETVEAVLAYREEVAGRLQRLARHEDLVAEAEARLQSLGQEAASEALALSGARTEAAARLGRLIQKELRGLGMEHARFAAVVGHEPAQPGELACGAGRWRVDSRGADAVEFLLSANPGEELKPLAKVVSGGELSRTMLAIKTVLAAADRMPTMVFDEVDAGIGGRVADVVGQKLRATASGRQVLCVSHLATIAAHADHHLVVEKRVLRGTTRTTVAAPDAAGRVEELARMLGGERITEATRRHARELVREARRQG; encoded by the coding sequence AGAGACAGGCGCCGGCAAGTCCATCGTCATCGATGCCCTCCTGCTCGTCGTCGGCGCGCGCGCCCAGCCCGACCTCATCCGGACCACGGCCGACGCGGCCCTCATCGAGGCCAGCTTCGAGCTGGCGCCAGACAGTCCCGTGGCGGCAATCCTCGAGGGAGCGGGGCACGGCCTCCAGGACGGACAGCTCGTGATCAAGCGGGAGCTGGCGCGCTCGGGCCGGCACCGGGTCTTCGTCAACGACGCTCCAGCGACAGTGGGACTCCTGGAGCGGCTCGGGGAGGTGCTGGTGGAGCTGCACGGCCAGCACGAGCACCAAAGACTGATGGAGCCGGCCCGCCAGCTGCTGCTGCTGGACCGCTTCGCCGACTGCGAGGCGCGCCGCGAGCGCGTCGAGGATCTGGCCGGACGCTGGGAGCGGGCCCGGCGTGAACTGGCGAAGCTCGCCCAGGAGGGGCGGGAGCAGGCGCGCCAGGAGGAGACCGACCGCTTCCAGCTCTCCGAGATCGACGCCGGCCGGCCCCGTGAGGGCGAGGAGGACGAGCTGCGGAGCGAGCGACGCCGGCTCCAGCACGGCGAGCGGATCGCTGCCGGCCTCCACGAGGTGCTGGCGCTCCTCTACGAGGACGGCCAGTCGGCCTCCGCCAGACTGAGGCGCGCAGGCGCGCTTCTCCGCGACCTGTCGGCATTCGACCCGGAGCTGGCGGCGCCCACCGAGGCGCTGGGCGAGGCGGAGGCCTACCTCGCCGATGCCGTGGCGCGCGCCCGCGCGCTGCGCGATCGGACTGACTTCGACCCGGCGCGGATGGAGGAGATCGACGAGCGGCTGGATGCCCTGGCCCGGCTCAGGCGCAAGTACGGGGAGACCGTGGAGGCCGTGCTGGCCTACCGCGAGGAGGTTGCGGGTCGGCTCCAGCGGCTCGCGCGGCACGAGGACCTGGTGGCCGAAGCCGAGGCCCGGCTGCAGTCGCTGGGGCAGGAGGCCGCCAGCGAGGCCCTGGCCCTGTCTGGCGCACGGACGGAGGCGGCGGCGCGGCTCGGACGGTTGATCCAGAAGGAACTCCGGGGGCTCGGCATGGAGCATGCGCGCTTCGCGGCCGTGGTGGGGCACGAGCCGGCTCAGCCGGGCGAGCTCGCCTGCGGGGCCGGGCGCTGGCGCGTGGACTCCCGCGGCGCCGATGCCGTGGAGTTCCTCCTTTCGGCAAACCCCGGCGAGGAGCTGAAGCCGCTGGCCAAGGTCGTCTCGGGGGGCGAGCTGTCCCGGACCATGCTCGCCATCAAGACCGTTCTCGCGGCAGCGGACCGGATGCCCACCATGGTCTTCGACGAGGTGGACGCCGGGATCGGCGGACGGGTGGCCGACGTGGTGGGGCAGAAGCTGCGTGCCACGGCCTCCGGACGGCAGGTGCTCTGCGTGAGCCATCTGGCCACCATCGCCGCCCACGCCGACCATCACCTGGTGGTCGAGAAGCGGGTCCTGCGGGGGACGACCCGCACGACGGTCGCGGCGCCGGATGCCGCCGGGCGCGTCGAGGAGCTGGCCCGTATGCTCGGAGGGGAGCGCATCACCGAGGCGACGCGGCGACACGCCCGGGAGCTGGTCCGGGAGGCCCGGCGCCAGGGGTGA